The following coding sequences lie in one uncultured Mailhella sp. genomic window:
- the argF gene encoding ornithine carbamoyltransferase, protein MTNLKNRDFLKIADFNQEELSYLLRLAARLKKLRKEGKEPQFLKGKNVALVFEKTSTRTRCAFETSLYDQGAHATYLSDGSQIGKKESMADTARVLSRMYDGIEYRGYGQNIVEKLAEFSPVPVWNGLTNEAHPTQILADFLTMTEHSDKPLNEITFAYLGDARYNMGNSLMMGAAKMGMNFRSVAPVSLQTSDEIYNMCLAEAEKSGATIVRTDNVAEGVKGCDFIYTDVWVSMGEPDEVWKERIEKLLPYQVNARVMELTGNPNCKFMHCLPAYHNRETAVGESIYQKFGLDALEVTEEVFESANSIVFDEAENRKHTIKAVMVATLADVPPIFFED, encoded by the coding sequence ATGACCAACCTCAAGAATCGTGACTTTCTGAAAATCGCGGACTTCAACCAGGAAGAGCTCTCCTACCTGCTCCGCCTCGCCGCCCGCCTCAAGAAACTCCGCAAGGAAGGAAAGGAACCGCAGTTCCTCAAGGGCAAGAACGTGGCCCTGGTGTTTGAAAAAACGTCCACCCGCACGCGCTGCGCCTTTGAAACCTCCCTGTACGACCAGGGCGCCCACGCCACCTACCTTTCCGACGGCTCGCAGATAGGCAAGAAGGAATCCATGGCCGACACCGCCCGCGTGCTCTCCCGCATGTACGACGGCATCGAATACCGCGGCTACGGACAGAACATCGTGGAAAAACTGGCCGAGTTCTCCCCCGTGCCCGTGTGGAACGGCCTGACCAACGAAGCGCATCCCACGCAGATTCTGGCCGACTTCCTCACCATGACGGAACACAGCGACAAGCCGCTCAACGAAATCACCTTCGCCTACCTCGGCGACGCCCGCTACAACATGGGCAACTCCCTCATGATGGGCGCGGCCAAAATGGGCATGAACTTCCGCTCCGTGGCTCCCGTCTCGCTCCAGACCAGCGACGAAATCTACAACATGTGCCTCGCCGAAGCCGAAAAGTCCGGCGCCACCATCGTGCGCACCGACAACGTGGCCGAAGGCGTGAAGGGCTGCGACTTCATCTACACCGACGTGTGGGTGTCCATGGGCGAGCCCGACGAAGTATGGAAGGAACGCATTGAAAAGCTCCTGCCCTACCAGGTGAACGCCCGCGTCATGGAGCTGACCGGCAACCCGAACTGCAAGTTCATGCACTGCCTGCCCGCCTACCACAACCGCGAAACCGCCGTGGGCGAGTCCATCTACCAGAAATTCGGCCTCGACGCCCTCGAAGTCACCGAAGAAGTCTTTGAATCCGCAAACTCCATCGTCTTCGACGAAGCCGAAAACCGCAAGCACACCATCAAGGCCGTCATGGTCGCCACCCTCGCCGACGTGCCGCCCATCTTTTTTGAAGACTAG
- a CDS encoding N-acetyltransferase produces MHRFASAPQAAVSGEQSMLPDISGISLPATLASRKAKIQDVDGMSSLINEFASARIMLARGPLYLYQNIQDYRVITVNAGEKEIVLACGGLHVLWEDLAEVRSVAVHPQLQHKGIGRLLVQDLIEDARALGAAHVFTFTLAPGFFSSLGFSAVDRDTLSPVVWAECSKCPKFYKCDEVGMMLHF; encoded by the coding sequence ATGCATCGTTTCGCTTCCGCTCCGCAGGCGGCCGTTTCCGGCGAGCAGTCCATGCTGCCGGACATCAGCGGCATTTCGCTGCCGGCAACGCTCGCCAGCCGCAAGGCAAAAATTCAGGACGTGGACGGCATGTCCAGTCTCATCAACGAGTTTGCCTCGGCGCGCATCATGCTTGCCCGCGGGCCGCTGTACCTGTATCAGAACATTCAGGACTACCGGGTCATCACCGTGAACGCGGGCGAGAAGGAAATCGTGCTTGCGTGCGGCGGCCTGCACGTGCTCTGGGAAGATCTGGCCGAAGTGCGTTCCGTGGCCGTGCATCCGCAGCTTCAGCACAAGGGCATAGGCCGCCTGCTCGTGCAGGATCTCATTGAAGACGCGCGCGCGCTCGGCGCGGCGCACGTGTTCACCTTCACGCTGGCCCCGGGATTCTTCTCCTCGCTGGGCTTTTCCGCCGTGGATCGCGACACGCTCTCCCCCGTGGTGTGGGCCGAGTGCAGCAAGTGCCCGAAATTTTATAAATGCGACGAAGTCGGCATGATGCTGCACTTCTGA
- the gap gene encoding type I glyceraldehyde-3-phosphate dehydrogenase, translating to MKKVRVAINGFGRIGRQVFRAMYGKYADSAEIVAINDLMDANTNFHLLQHDTSYGPSAFTCEVAPEKTSVGGVDCTMVKVGDWNVACLAERDPNNLPWKALDVDVVVESTGIFRTAPQAGVHLERGAKKVIISAPAKQPDLTVVMGVNQDMYDPAKHNILSNASCTTNCLAPVAKVMHEEFGLKLGSMVTVHSYTNDQRILDLPHKDLRRARAAALNIIPTSTGAAKAVAEVIPALKGRFSGYALRVPTPTVSIVDFTAILEKSTDAETLVNAFRAAAEGSLKGILGVNDLPLVSMDFKGDSRSSIVESEYCTVQDGNLAKVVSWYDNEWAYSVRVTDLIHYMQSKGF from the coding sequence ATGAAAAAGGTTAGAGTTGCAATCAACGGCTTTGGCCGCATCGGTCGTCAGGTCTTCCGCGCCATGTACGGCAAGTACGCCGACAGCGCCGAAATCGTGGCCATCAACGACCTGATGGACGCCAACACCAATTTCCATCTGCTCCAGCACGACACCTCCTACGGTCCTTCCGCCTTCACCTGCGAAGTGGCTCCCGAAAAGACCTCCGTGGGCGGCGTGGACTGCACCATGGTCAAGGTCGGCGACTGGAATGTGGCCTGCCTCGCCGAACGTGATCCCAACAACCTGCCCTGGAAGGCTCTCGACGTGGACGTGGTGGTGGAATCCACCGGCATCTTCCGCACCGCTCCTCAGGCCGGCGTGCATCTGGAACGCGGCGCCAAGAAGGTCATCATTTCCGCTCCCGCCAAGCAGCCCGATCTCACCGTGGTCATGGGCGTGAACCAGGACATGTACGACCCCGCCAAGCACAACATTCTGTCCAACGCCTCCTGCACCACCAACTGCCTCGCTCCCGTGGCCAAGGTCATGCATGAGGAATTCGGCCTCAAGCTCGGCAGCATGGTCACCGTGCATTCCTACACCAACGACCAGCGCATCCTCGACCTGCCTCACAAGGATCTGCGTCGCGCCCGCGCCGCCGCTCTGAACATCATTCCCACCAGCACCGGTGCCGCCAAGGCCGTGGCCGAAGTGATCCCCGCCCTCAAGGGCCGCTTCTCCGGCTACGCTCTGCGCGTGCCCACCCCCACCGTCTCCATCGTGGACTTCACCGCCATTCTTGAAAAGTCCACCGACGCCGAAACCCTGGTGAACGCCTTCCGCGCCGCCGCCGAAGGCTCTCTCAAGGGCATTCTCGGCGTGAACGATCTGCCCCTCGTCTCCATGGACTTCAAGGGCGACTCCCGTTCCTCCATCGTGGAATCCGAATACTGCACCGTGCAGGACGGCAACCTCGCCAAGGTGGTGAGCTGGTACGACAACGAATGGGCCTACTCCGTCCGCGTGACCGACCTCATTCACTACATGCAGTCCAAGGGCTTCTAA